A portion of the Cryptomeria japonica chromosome 5, Sugi_1.0, whole genome shotgun sequence genome contains these proteins:
- the LOC131876253 gene encoding disease resistance protein RPV1-like has protein sequence MTALRVLDLSRTALQLLPKNMGCLQCLVYLGYSFVPLKRLPNSVTALKNLQILDLYQSDIAQLPSDISKLTCLKLLDVSFYKHLQCMPYGISRLMSLEYLDAFASSNIQWNKCRRDRLPISDLGTLNKLKRLGLNNNGDIIQKGLLGIMKQVEYLFTPDRNSISEFQGYLSLFDCGMLKQLPNLHNLPSLKHLHIIECSKIEKFPEEFGKRGGFPKLELFSVVKLRKMKQLPTLEEGAPPSRKTLTIMQCEALRMLPVLLEFEEYRQDKSVCLFKGSTCDDKGRKLYQDKD, from the exons ATGACCGCTCTCAGGGTCTTGGATTTGTCACGGACTGCCCTCCAGTTGTTGCCAAAAAACATGGGATGTTTGCAGTGTTTAGTTTACCTCGGGTATTCCTTTGTGCCACTCAAGAGACTGCCCAACTCTGTCACTGCTCTTAAAAACCTGCAAATATTAGATCTTTATCAATCTGATATTGCACAACTCCCCTCCGACATTTCTAAGTTGACTTGTCTAAAATTGTTGGACGTTAGTTTCTACAAACATCTGCAGTGCATGCCTTATGGGATCTCACGCCTTATGTCCCTGGAGTACCTGGATGCATTTGCTTCTTCAAATATACAATGGAACAAGTGCAGAAGGGATCGACTTCCGATTAGTGATTTGGGCACCCTAAACAAACTAAAAAGGTTGGGGCTTAATAATAATGGTGATATAATTCAGAAAGGACTATTGGGAATCATGAAGCAGGTGGAATATCTAT TTACTCCAGATAGAAATTCAATTTCTGAATTTCAAGGCTATCTTAGTTTGTTCGATTGTGGCATGTTGAAACAACTACCTAACTTGCACAATCTTCCAAGTCTAAAGCACCTGCATATCATTGAGTGCTCCAAGATTGAGAAGTTTCCAGAGGAATTTGGCAAGAGGGGAGGATTTCCTAAGTTGGAGCTATTTTCAGTGGTGAAGCTGAGGAAGATGAAGCAGCTGCCAACATTGGAAGAAGGAGCACCGCCTTCACGTAAAACATTGACAATAATGCAGTGTGAGGCATTGCGGATGCTACCAGTGTTATTGGAATTTGAAGAGTATAGACAAGATAAGAGTGTATgcttgttcaaaggttctacttGTGATGACAAAGGAAGAAAACTTTATCAAGACAAAGATTAA